The genomic DNA TGGGAGGAGTAGCATAAAGTTCTTTGCCGAATTGAAATCCGACAACTTCTACCTCATAATTTAGTTCGATCAGAGCTTGAGCAAGGAGAAAGGCACGAAGTGCTTCTGCTCCCGACAAATCGCTCACGACTAATGACACTTTCACTCTTGTTATTTATGGGAAATTTGATTTATTTTCCCGCTTAATAGAGATTTTGTCAATATTGATAAATACCACAGTACTTTTATCTTATACGCCAAGGATTTTTTAGTTGATTGGGCAATAGAAATTTAGCGCCACGATCGAAAATTCTAGTAAAGAGCGATCGCGTCACATTTTTTGCATACTGAGGTCGGTAAGGATAGGTACAGTGTAGTACCTTAACTGGCTCATGAATACTGTACAATTCTTTCCACTTATCTAGATAATTATAACAGGGTGGCAAGATTTTCATCGTCGGTTTTACAGTTTCAATGGCAGCAGCAAAAGCACCTTGATCTTTTAACAATAACAGATGTTGATGGGCAATAACAAGCTGAAAATATTGGTGGAAATGCTGAAATAAAATCTCAACTTGGCTACTTTTTATAAACGCCATAAAACCGCCGTTGTATTGAATACTATTTTCTTGAAGCGGTAGTCCAATGGATTGTAGAGTCGGCAAAATTTCTTGCTTAACTCTCAACAAGTTTGAAGCTTTAGCAATCGAAGGTTGAACATCTTCTGTCACCAAAAAATCAACTTCATCTAAATCATCGAATACTTCATTTATTGGCGATAGCAGACAAATATCACAATCCATATATATCGTTTTTTCAAAAGGGGATTCTTGATATAAAAGCATCTTAGCTTCTCGCGAAGCCAAAACGGGATTTTCACTAGAGGGTGCTGGTTTCAAGATGACATTCCCAAAAGCCTTAAGCAAAGGATATAAAATCCAAGGGATTCTATCTACCAAAATGATAATTTTTTCTTGGTGAAACTTCCTCACAGAAGCCAAAAAATGAATGCAATCCTGAAAGGAGTAAAGACCTGTTAAAATAGTAATAAACCCTTTTTTTTCTAATTTCATAATTCCCGTTATTTACCTTTTTATTTTAACTTCTATGTAGTCAAGATTTTCAGCGCTTTATTTTAATCAAAAAAGTAGTTCAATATTTGATATAGTATTAATCAGTGCGTCCATTCCCAAAAACTCTCACTCCAATCATCTCGGTAATAGAAACTTCCTTTCCATTCATAAAAATGGACAAAATCATTTAAGTTAACTTCTTTATGGACATCTCTAATCATGTACAGTGGTTTATTGCCATAAAAAGAAGCCCACATAGTATAACTGCTCGGTGCCCCGATAATATAGTCGCACTTAGCTAAAGCATACATATCTTCAATTAAATGATTGTTGCCAAAAATATAGTTAAACTGCTCAAATAAACTGCTTTCTTGCTTTAGGTTAGAGCAGATTAAAAATTTGATGTTTTTACCTATAAATAGGTTTTGAACGGAGTTCATTACTTTGATATATTGCTCAGTTTGATAAAAGTATCTTCCTTTTTGGTGTTGAGCGTAATCACCCTGACGAATATGCACTCCGATGACAATATCAGAGTCAATTCTGATATTTGACATCAGACTATTTACATGATACTGATATTTGTCTAGGGGAGTAAAGTAGGCTCTAATTTGAGGAGCATAATCGTATAATTTTTTTGTGTCTTCTACAAACCATCCATCTCGAAACAACCAGCCTTTAAAACAAAATATAGATCTTTGCTTAAGTTCGTTTTTATCTTGATAATTATTCCAATTAAAAGGCTTTTCTCGGCTAATTTCTTTGACTTTCACAATTCCTTTTTCAGTTAAATAACGGGCGATAGTATAAAATTTACTACGAATAAACTTATTCCCTTTTATGGTAATAGCCAGAGGGGGATAGCAACATGAAAAATCCCTAGCACTACCTTGAAAGAAATCAGCATATTCTTCAAAAGCTGGATTAATAACCCTTAGATTATTCTCAATCGCAAAAGCAATAAAATTAGCAAAAAGTAGCAATCTATTACCCAGTTGCCCAGATTTTGCAGCAATTACTAGCATATTTGATTTTCTCCACTTTTAACTAATTTTATTTAATGCTAGCTATGACGCTGTTGATGCCACTGCCAAGCATGAGATACGATATTATCTAAATCTGGATATTCAGGAATCCAACCCAGAATCTGTCTAGCTTTCTCACTACTTCCAACTAAAATAGGCGGATCTCCGGGGCGGCGATCGCACTCTAAAGCTTTTATTTCTCGCCCCGTTATTTTTCGCGCCATTTCTATCACCTCTTTAACTGAAAATCCACCTCCATTACCTAAGTTAAAAAAGTCCGACTTCCCACCCTTTAATAAATATTCTAACCCTAAAATATGAGCAGATGCTAAGTCATTAACATGAATATAATCCCGAATACAAGTACCGTCAGGGGTATCATAATCCGTGCCGAAAATCGAGATAGAATCTCGCTTACCCAAAGCAGTTAGTAGCACTAAGGGGATGAGATGAGTTTCTGGGTTGTGATCCTCTCCTAACAACCCATTCGGATCGGCACCGGCAGCATTAAAGTAGCGAAAGCTAACAGATTTCAAGTTATAAGCTGCATCAAAATCTGATAATATGCGTTCTACCATTAACTTAGTAGCACCATAAGGATTGATGGGATTTTGGGGGTGATCTTCCGTTAGGGGAACCTTATTTGGCACGCCATAAGTCGCACAAGTAGAAGAAAATACAAATTTATTGACACCAGCAGCTAACATCGCTTCCAAAAGGGTGAGAGTTCCTACTACATTATTGCGGTAATATTTGGCAGGATCGGTGACAGATTCGCCTACATAGGCATAGGCGGAAAAGTGCATTACTGCTGTAATATTATGAGTGGCAAATAAACGATCTAAAAGGCTGCGATCGTTGGTATCTCCAACTATTAATTTTACCTGTAAAACTTTTTCGACTAACTCTTGATGCCCGTAAACTAAGTTGTCTAAAATTACTAAGTCATAACCTGCTAGTTTCAGTGCTAGAACGGCGTGAGAGCCAATATATCCAGCTCCACCTGTCACTAAAATAGTTCCCTTTTCTGTGTTCATTTTTGCCTCTGTTACTTTTGTGTTCTTATCTAATTTTCGGGGTGGAAACAGAACTTACGCATTAGTTATTTAAGGTTTATCTCCGGGCGATATAATTGCTGGAAATATGACTTTACTAAAAAATAGGAGCGTAAGTCATAGATAATTTTAAACTTTAGTCAACGAACTTGAGCCGACCGATTTGGATATAGTCAAATATGCGGTTAATTTGATGGCGTTGTTCTTCAGTGATTTTGTCATCAGAAAGTAGGGCCGAAGTCAGCAGGAGATGGTCTCGGCGACTGAGTTTACCTGATGAGGTGATTCGCTCTATCATGTGATAAATACCTAAGTTTGATCTGTTTTGAGGTGTTCGCAACATAGAGTCTTCTCTTTGAGCTAGCCCTTTGCAAAGGCTCTGAGCCAGAATTGGTTTAACCGCAGCAGGTTCATAAATTACCAGTATACAAGCACGCTCTGCTAGGATTTTCTATTATTCAGTTTTAGTTGTAGATCGGAGCATATTTTTAGTAAAATAAATAAAGTTGAACAAAGCTGAGGGGCAATTTTCATGGAGGTTTACAGGTTGCCGATACTGTCGGACAACTATATTTTTTTACTCCACGATCGCGATCGCAACATTGCAGCCGTAGTCGATCCGGGACTTGCACAGCCAGTATTGCAGCAACTTCAAGCACTTGGAACCCCATTAACAGCAATTTTCAACACTCACCACCATAACGACCACATAGGCGGTAACTCAGAACTGTTGCAACGCTTTCCCTACGCCAAAGTTTATGCCGGAATCAAAGACCGAGGCAGAATCCCTGGAGCCGAGGTATTTTTAGAAGATGGCGATCGCGTCAGTTTTGCCGCTCAAACTGCCCAAATCTTCTTCGTACCCGGACATACCAAAGCTCACATTGCCTATTATTTTCCCCCCAACCACCCCAAGGAGAACGGGGAATTATTCTGCGGCGACACCCTATTTGCTGGTGGCTGTGGTCGTGTCTCTGAAAGCACGCCAGACCAAATGCTAGCCTCCCTCAACAAACTGCGAGCTTTACCAGATAATACTAGAGTCTGGTGTGCCCACGAATACACCCTCAAAAATCTGCAATTTGCCCTGACAGTAGATCCCGATAACCCAGATTTACAGCATCGCTTCGCCAAAGTCAAGGCTGCCAGAAATCGCTCGGAGGCAACCATACCCTCGACGATCGCACTAGAGAAAAATACCAATCCATTTCTACGATGCGATCGCCCCAACCTCCAATCAGCCACCAACAGCAAAGATCCTACACTAACCTTTACCCGTCTACGGCGGATGAAAGATCAATTTTAATGTGCGATCGCTAACAGCAAGCAACCTCAAAAGCCCAACACAATTTTTATTTTTATATATTTTTCCCCCTGCTCCCCCTGCTCCCCCGCTCCCCCGCCCCCCCGCTCCCTTGCCATCCTTACCCAAACTTCGATAATATAAAGAGTTCGAGTTACAAAAATACAGGAATCACCGTGAGCAAGCGCGTCCAATTAGTCTTAAATAAGGATGTCACCAAACTAGGAAAAGTTGGAGACCTAGTAGAAGTAGCCCCAGGCTACGCCCGCAACTACCTACTGCCCCAAGGAATCGCCTATCGTACAACCCCAGGCATTCTCAAGCAAGTAGAACGCCGCAGAGAGGCCGAAAGGCAGCGTCAGCTTGAGCTCAAGCAACAAGCTGAAACCCGCAAAAAAGCCCTCGAATCCGCCCCCACTTTCATCATCTCCAAACAAGTCGGCGAAGGTGAGGCAATTTTTGGTACAGTCACCACCCAAGAAGTTGCAGAGTTGATTTTCAACACCACTGGACAAGAAATAGATCGACGCGGTATTCACTTACCTGAAATTCGCAAAACAGGTTCCTACAAAGCTGAAATCAAGCTTCACGCAGATGTTAATGCCGAAGTAGAAATTCAAGTTGTGTCTTTGTAGGCATTGGGATCAAATTATTGATGTCAACTTAACGTTAAACCGAATGTCCAGCAGGGGTTTTAACCCCTGCCTCATAGATTTAGTCCTCTTAAGAGGACTAATACTTAGGATTTACGCAGGGACAAAAAAATTATGTTATTTTCTCCTCTCATATCAAACTTTCATAACTAATGTCCAGACGTGATAATTTACATTTATCCCTGCGCCGCACTCTCGAAAAAGATGGGTGGACGATTACGGATGACCCGTTAATTTTAGTCTTAGAACAAACGCTCTTGAAAGCTGATTTAGGAGCCGAAAAGTTTTTTGCCGCAGAAAAAGAAGGACGTAAAATAGCTGTGGAAATCAAAGACTTCGATTCCCCTTCAGTCATTAATGAACTGGAAAAAACGATGGGGCAACTTCAGCTTTACCAATGGGCTTTGGAGAACCAAGAACCCGAACGACAGTTGTTTTTAGCCATCAGTCAAGTCGTCTATATTCGACACTTCCAAAAACCAATTTTTCAGTTAGCCGTCCAGAGGAATAGAATTAACTTATTAGTTTACGAACCAGAGCGGGAGGCTATTGTTCAATGGAGCGCCCATTAAGTTATGCAGATATCCTGAAAAAAACGCTGCAAGAGGCAACGCGAACCCAACCTCGCTTACAAGCGATTCAGCTTTATCCTGTCTGCGATACCGATTCCGGTCACTTTTTGATTCTAGCTACAGGCTGGGATAAGCAACGCTGGCTTGACACCATTCTGTTTCACGCTCGCTTGGTTGATGTTCAAGTCATCATTGAAGAAGATAACTTCGAGGAAGGGTTAACCTCTGCACTTATTGCCGCAGGTATCCAAGCAGAGCATATTGTGACGAGCCTTAATTATCAAAGTGGTGCTAGTCCAGTGGTGTTTCAGGTGGTATGAAGTATTCCTGTCTTATCCCTCTTTTGTCACTTTGGTCAGAGAAAAAGGCTTTATTCTTGCAATATCTGGATTTTAGCCATTCTTAATAATTTATTCTTCGCAAGGCGAAAGCCTTACAAACAATTAGTTCCATAAAATTATCTACGGAGAGTGATAAAAGATGATTAACAACCCTCCTCAGCAATTTACCTCTCTTGCTTCTCCACCGCCACCAACTCATAAATTATCAAGAAAAAGATTTTAAGGGGTAGAAAATTATGCGAAACTTAGAATAGAGAACTTCGACTATTACAAGGTGACAAATGAGTGAATTAATGCCAACCAATATCGAAGCAGAAGAGGCAATTTTAGGAGGCATACTAATTGACCCCGAAGCCATTTCGCGGATTGCCGAACTTCTCCGCCCAGACTTTTTTGCCATTACCGCCCATCAAGTCATCTACAAAGCCGCCCTCGACCTCTATTTTGAAGGCAAACCCACCGACTTAATGACCCTCACCACCTGGCTTGCTGACCGCAACAAATTAGAGCAAATAGGTGGACAAAGCAAGTTAGCACAACTGGCAGAACGCACAGTTTCAGCAGTCAATATTGACCAATATGCCATATTAGTTGAAGATAAACATATTCGCCGCAAATTAATTCACGCTGGCAACGAAATTGTCCAATTAGGTTACGAGACAGCCACAGAATTACCAATAGTTTTAGACAAAGCCGAACAAAAGATTTTTAACATCACTCAAGACCGTCCGCAGCAAGATTTAGTTGCCATCAGCGAGACTGTAAACGTCATTTCTCAAGAGTTAGAAAATCGCAATGAAGGTTTAACCTTACCCGGTATCCCCTGCGGCTTTTATGACCTCGATGCCATGACCGGAGGCTTCCAGCGTTCTGATTTAATTATCGTTGCTGCTAGGCCATCAATGGGCAAGTGTATTGCCTTTGACACTCTAATAGTGCAAAAAGATGGTAGCGTTTCTACCATTCAAGAAATCTATCAGCAACATCAAGAACATCAAACAAAATTATTAACATTAGGCAAAGATTGGAAATTTCAGATAACTCAACCCTCTGCCTTTATAGATGATGGCATCAAACCTACATTTCGAGTAACTACCAAACTTGGGAGGTTTGTAGAAACAACAACTACTCACCCCTATTTAACTATCAAAGGATGGCAACAACTTGCAGAACTTAAAGTAGGCAATAAAATTGCAGTTCCTCGCAAAATTGATGTCTTTGGCACAGAAAAAATTCGTCCCTGCGAAGTTAAGTTATTAGCTTATTTAATTGGTGATGGTTGTCTGGTAGATACAACACCAGAATTTACTAATAATCATCCTTTAATTCAAGCAGATTTTACCCAAGCTGCTCAAGAATTCGCCGATTTAAAAGTTCGCAAGGAAGTGAGAGAAAACAAAGCTACAACCCTTTATGTATCCTTAAGCCAAGGTAAGAAAAATCCTTTAACTGCATGGTTAGAAAAATTGGAACTGTGGCAGAAAGATGCTCACAATAAAACAGTACCATTCCTAATATTTAGGTTGGATAAATCACAAATTGCTTTATTCCTTAACCGCCTTTTTTCAACTGATGGCTGGGCAACAGTTTTAACTAGCGGTCAGGCGCAATTAGGCTATTGCTCAGTTAGCGAAAAACTAGCTAGACAAATACAACATTTATTGCTAAGATTTGGTATAATTGCCAAGCTTAAAAAGCGTTATATCAAATATAAAAACACTCATAGAATAGCTTGGCAATTAGATATTACTGATACCCAATCCATCAAAACATTTATTTCAAATATTGGAATTTTCGGCAAAGAAGATGCTGTAACAAAATTAGAAGCAGCCTTAGCCAACAATCAATACAAGACTAACCGCGATTTAATTCCGATTGAAATCTGGGAAGAAATAGCCGCAGTAAAAGGTAATGAACCTTGGACTATTTTAGCACGGCGGGCGGGAATTAAGGGCTACACAAATATTCATGTAGGCAAGCGTTCGCTATCGCGCGAACGGCTTTTTATCCTGGCAACTGCCTTAGAAAATCTACCATTACAACAATTAGCAACCAGCGATATCTACTGGGATGAAATTGTATCAATAGAACCGATGGGATACAAACAAGTCTATGATTTAACCATTCCCGAAACGCACAACTTTGTTGCTAATGATATCTGCGTTCATAACACTGCATTCTGTACAAATATTGCCCATAATATCGCGGCTGCTCAGAAATTGCCAATAGCTATTTTTAGCTTAGAAATGTCAAAAGAACAGCTAGTACAGCGCCTTCTTTCCAGTGAAGCCGGAATCGAAAGTAATCGCCTGCGTTCTGGTAGAATTAGTCAAAACGAATGGGCTCCTATAAGTAGCGCGATTGGTTCCCTATCAGAATTGCCAATTTTCATTGATGACACTCCCAATCTTACTGTTACAGAAATGCGCTCTAAAACTCGTCGCCTGCAAGCAGAACAAGGCGGAGCTTTAGGATTAATATTACTAGATTACTTGCAATTAATGGAGGGAAGTAGCGATAATCGGGTGCAAGAATTATCTCGAATTACGCGAAGTCTGAAAGGTTTAGCGCGGGAACTCAGCGTGCCAATTATTGCTTTATCTCAGTTAAGTAGAGGTGTAGAAGCGCGGACAAATAAGCGACCGATGATGTCAGATTTGAGAGAAAGCGGTTGTTTATCTGGGGATAGCTTGGTGACATTAGCTGACAATGGTACACAAGTACCAATTCGAGAATTAGTAGGAAAGTCTGGCTTCGCAGTTTGGGCGATCAATGAAGCTACAATGCAGTTAGAAAGAGCAATTGTTAGCAATGCTTTTTCTACTGGTTTAAAGCCTATATTGCGGCTAACAACTCGCCTTGGACGCACCATTCAAGCAACTAGCAATCACAAATTTTTAACCCTTAATGGTTGGAAACGTTTGGATGAATTAGAAGCTGGTTCCCGTCTTGCTCTTCCTCGCTGTTTGCCTAGTCAATCTTTACAATATGCTATTCCAGCCATGCAACAGAATGGTATTACTACACGCCAGATGCAAGCTATGCTTGGCAACAAATATTGTGGTACAACTATTTATAAACAAAATTTTAGCCGTGAGCGAGCAGAAAAATTAGCTCAAGCAGTAAAGTCTGATGAAATTACCCGTTTAATTAATAGCGATGTTTACTGGGATGAAATTATTTCTATAGAACCTGATGGTGAAACCGAAGTTTATGATTTAACAGTTCCTAAATTTCATAACTTTATTGCCAATAATATTGTTGTTCATAACTCAATTGAGCAAGACGCGGATTTAGTGATTATGTTGTACAGAGAAGAATATTATAATCCCGATACACCTGACAGAGGCATTGCAGAAGTTTTAATTACAAAACATCGGAATGGGCCTACAGGAATAGTAAAATTAATATTCGATCCACAATTTACTCGATTTCGTAATCTGGCAGTTCCCAGACGGTCATAAGTTCCCAAAAAACTGAGAGCTGCCAAATGTTGACTTCTTAGCCAGCGATTTTCAACAATTCCACATCGAAAATTAGAGTAGCATTAGGAGGAATTACCCCACCAGCACCACGAGCACCATAACCCAATTCGGGGGGGATAATTAACTTGCGACGGCCGCCAACTTTCATCGTGCCCACGCCTTCATCCCAACCTTTAATTACCTGACCCACCCCAATTTTAAACTGGAAAGGACTACCGCGATCGCGCGAACTGTCAAACTTAGTTCCGTTTTCCAGAGTCCCCGTATAGTGAACTATCACCGTCTGGCCAGTTTTTGGCTCCGCACCATCTCCCTCTTTGATTTCAGTATATTTCAAACCGGAAGATGTAGTAATTGTCTTTTCAGTATTTTCAGTCATATTATTGCCAGCGATAGTAGCTGGTGCATCTGGTATTGTAGCCTCAGCTACTAGCAAATTGCTTTGATTTAAAGACGTTTCAACCTCCGTCTTAATCACAGTCTGGGGTTGAGGTTTGGTAACAACGGCTGCAATGGCTTGTTGTCGGCTACCGCTAAATTGAGAGATTACCAGCACCGCACAGCATACTAACATTACCCCCAAGCTGATCAGAATTCCTTGCAAAATTCAGTCCTCCTTATTCCAGTGATACAATCCCATCTTTAGGCTCCGCTTGGGAACACATAGCCATCGAAATTAGAGTCAGAGCTGACTTTGAGATTGATATCAGCAAATACAAAAATTAGCTATACCAGCCTCATGCTTACTCCTTCCGAGATGATGGGAATAACCAAAAGTTATCCTATCACAGTACAAAAATTACTCAACTACTCTCACTAAACTTAACGCCAGAGGCGATTTTCTAAATCCCGCACCTGACGCTCCAAACGGTCGAGCCGTCCCCGTAACTCATCCATTTCTGATTGCCGAGGGACTCCTATATCTTGCATCATATTCCGCAGTTGCCTCTGCATCTGCGCCTCCCAGTTACCCTGCTCCGATTTAATCTGTTGCATCATATCATCTACCAAGGTTTGGGCCTGCTCAGAATTAAGTTTGCCATCTTGAACCAATTGCTCGCTCACTTCCTGTAATTTCTCCGTCACCAAGGAAGTAGTGCCAATGCCGAGCATGATCAGTTGCTTGAGTAAGTTACTGTTATCCATAAGGTTTTGCTGCTATTAGGAGCATTGATTGGGTGCTATCTTAGGCCGCGTACAAAGGCGATCGAGGCATCTGTACAATTGAAGTTAAATCAAAGTCGGCCTACATTTCTATTTTGGGGTATCTGCCGATCGCCTGCGACTCCAGCCTAGAAGTCAATGTTCGGAAAACCGCCAGTATATCCATCCTGAAAGCATACAGATTGCGGATTTTTGATTTTCGCTTTTGAACTGAAAAACCCTCACCATGCCACATTGTCCCCGTTGTAGCCAACCTGTAGACGCTTCTGCGATCGCCTGTCCCCATTGTCAAATTCCTCTTAAAGCATACGGTCATCCGGGTATCCCTCTCCACCGTTCCCAAGGAGAAGAATATCTCTGTACTACCTGCCTCTACCACGAAGACGACACCTGTAACTTTCCGCAACGTCCCTTTGCCCAAGATTGTACGCTTTATCACGATCGCTCTGAACCAATTTTGCCCCTCAGCAGTCAATACATTAGTGGCAGTTGGCCCCAACTTGTCAAAAGCTGGTGTCAGCGCAATATCTTTTGGTTATTCCTGCTCGGTCTGGTAATTGTCAGTCTACTATTATCTCTTTGATTAAAAAGAGGGGCTAGGGGCTACGATGCTCAGGGCTAGGGAAAGAGAGGGGGGAGGGGGAGATGGGGAAGATGGGGAAGATGGGGGAGATGGGGAGGATGGGTAATTAGCCATTAGCCATTAGCCATTAGCCATTAGCCATTAGCCATTAGCCATTAGCCATTAGCCATTAGCCATTAGCCATTAGCCATTAGCCATTAGCCATTAGCTATTAGCCATTACCAATTACCAATTACCAATTACCAATTACCAATTACCAATTACCAATTACCATGAGCAATGTATTGGGAATCGACGGCGGTGGCACTAAGACTACTTGCGTCTTAATGGACGAAACTGGTAAAATTATTGGACGCGGTGAGGCTGGCCCGTCTAATTATCAAAGTGTAGGAGTTGATACAGCAAAACAATCGATTCAACTAGCCATAAAAAACGCAGTTTTAGCTGCAAAATCAGAGCAAAATTTACCCATAAAAGCAATTTGTTTGGGCTTAGCAGGTGTTGGTCGGCCCCAAGATATCAAAATTGTAGAAGATATTGTAGAAGATTTGGTAACGCAGTTACAATTGTGGAACAACTTACCAATTAAATTTTTATTAAAACCTGAAACTACCTTAATTTGTAATGATAGCCAAATTGCTTTAGTCGGCGGTATTGGCAAACCCATCGGCATCGCTGTGATTGCAGGTACAGGCTCTCATATTTTTGGTCAAAACCATCAGGGAAAAACTAAACGAGTAGGCGGCTGGGGATATATTTTAGGCGATGAGGGTAGCGGTTATGACATAGCAATTCAAGGCTTAAAAGCAGCTTTAAAATCTTTTGACGGGCGCTTAGAATTTACCACTCTCACAGAACAGTTTAAAATTAATCTTAATCTTAAAAACATAGAAGATTTAGTAGAAGTAGTGTATCGGCGTGGGTGGGGAGTTAAAGAAATTGCAGCCTTAGCACCAATTGTAGACAGAGAAGCAGCAGCAGGCGATCGCATAGCATTAAACATTATTGACAACGCCGCCACAGAATTAGCCTTAGCAACACAAGTGGCAATTTCAGCCCTGTTTGACAAAACAGAAGCTTATGAAATTGTTACTATAGGAGGTGCGTGGAAAGGTACGGCAAATTTGCGAGAGAAGTTTGAAGATTCTATAAGTGCGATCGCTCCCTTAGCAACTATAATTTGGCCGCGCCATGAACCGGCCTGTGGTGCAGCGCTGTTAGCAATAAGCGCTCTCAATCGATATAACAGTTCTTAATGGGGTAGGTATTTCTCTTAATTAGCCGTTAACAGTTAACAGTTAACAGTTAATTCAGCAACTAATTTATCAGCCGTGCGTCTTTAATTACTTTAGATTGCTTGTAATAAGGAGACATTTTTCATGTTTACTTCTAATCAATGGCACTCCCGAACAGTGGCGATATTAGCATTAGGTATCCTAGTAGGAGCCGCAGCACCAAATGTTGCACCTGCTCCGGCTACAGCTCAACGCATTTCGCCATATATTGATGCTAGAATTCCCGCAGGGACGACTATCCCAGTTAACTACGAAAAGGATAAAATTATCGTCACTCCCGACGAAACTGCACCTTTAACCCTCACAGTTGCGCGAGATATTAGATCGTCCCAAGGTAGAGTATTGATTCCCGCTGGTAGTGAAATTGTTGGTCAACTACAACCTGCTAGAAGAGGTTCCCAATTTGTTGCTAAAGAACTGCTTTTAGGGCGCAATAAACGCTATCGTATTAACGCCAATTCCAGAGTTGTCACCAGAACCGAAACTGTAGAAAGAGGAGCTAATACAGGTTCTATTGTCAAGGGTGCAGCAATTGGTGCGGCGGCGGCGGCGGCGATTTCAGGGATTACGGGAGACAAAGCGATCGCCACTGAAGAGGTTTTAGGGGGTGCAGGAATTGGCGCGATCGCGGGAGTATTGTTCGGTCGAAAAAAAGTTGATGTCGTCGTCATTCGCCCCGAACAAGACTTAGGATTAACAGTACGCTCTGAGCTCGTTTTGCGGTAAGGGGAGGATGGGAAGGATGAGGGAGATGGGGGAGATGGGGAGGATGGGGAGGATGAGGGAGATGGGGGAGATGGGGGAGATGGGGGAGATGGGGAGATGGGGAGGATGGGGAGGATGGGGGAGATGGGGAGGATGGGGGAGATGGGGAGGATGGGGGAGAGAGGGGAGATGGGGAAGGTAAGTAGGAGAGATTATTAACAATTAACAATTAACAATTAACAATTAACAATTTTGATTAATATAGCAACCGCGCTAAGACGGTTAGGACACTCACTTATGGCTGAAACTATTGATTCTATGTCCCCTCTTCCCCTCTTCCCCATCCTCCCCATCTCCCCCATCTCCCCCATCCTCCTCATCTCCCCCATCTTCCCCTAGCCCCTAGCCCCTAGCCCCTCTTTAGTAATTTTGTATCTTAGTTAGCAACATCTGACATCCGCATTTGATTGTATACCGTATATCCACCCATCATTCGTCACCTTTAAATTAAATGATAGAAGCGAATACCGATCTCGCCGTAGAGGAAATTCCGACCACAGAAAATTCTGTCAGACCATCAGAGCTACTCTATGGTTTAACAGACAAACCGCCTGTTGGAGAAGCAATTTTCGTGGCATTTCAGCAC from Kamptonema formosum PCC 6407 includes the following:
- the dnaB gene encoding replicative DNA helicase; this translates as MSELMPTNIEAEEAILGGILIDPEAISRIAELLRPDFFAITAHQVIYKAALDLYFEGKPTDLMTLTTWLADRNKLEQIGGQSKLAQLAERTVSAVNIDQYAILVEDKHIRRKLIHAGNEIVQLGYETATELPIVLDKAEQKIFNITQDRPQQDLVAISETVNVISQELENRNEGLTLPGIPCGFYDLDAMTGGFQRSDLIIVAARPSMGKCIAFDTLIVQKDGSVSTIQEIYQQHQEHQTKLLTLGKDWKFQITQPSAFIDDGIKPTFRVTTKLGRFVETTTTHPYLTIKGWQQLAELKVGNKIAVPRKIDVFGTEKIRPCEVKLLAYLIGDGCLVDTTPEFTNNHPLIQADFTQAAQEFADLKVRKEVRENKATTLYVSLSQGKKNPLTAWLEKLELWQKDAHNKTVPFLIFRLDKSQIALFLNRLFSTDGWATVLTSGQAQLGYCSVSEKLARQIQHLLLRFGIIAKLKKRYIKYKNTHRIAWQLDITDTQSIKTFISNIGIFGKEDAVTKLEAALANNQYKTNRDLIPIEIWEEIAAVKGNEPWTILARRAGIKGYTNIHVGKRSLSRERLFILATALENLPLQQLATSDIYWDEIVSIEPMGYKQVYDLTIPETHNFVANDICVHNTAFCTNIAHNIAAAQKLPIAIFSLEMSKEQLVQRLLSSEAGIESNRLRSGRISQNEWAPISSAIGSLSELPIFIDDTPNLTVTEMRSKTRRLQAEQGGALGLILLDYLQLMEGSSDNRVQELSRITRSLKGLARELSVPIIALSQLSRGVEARTNKRPMMSDLRESGCLSGDSLVTLADNGTQVPIRELVGKSGFAVWAINEATMQLERAIVSNAFSTGLKPILRLTTRLGRTIQATSNHKFLTLNGWKRLDELEAGSRLALPRCLPSQSLQYAIPAMQQNGITTRQMQAMLGNKYCGTTIYKQNFSRERAEKLAQAVKSDEITRLINSDVYWDEIISIEPDGETEVYDLTVPKFHNFIANNIVVHNSIEQDADLVIMLYREEYYNPDTPDRGIAEVLITKHRNGPTGIVKLIFDPQFTRFRNLAVPRRS
- a CDS encoding FKBP-type peptidyl-prolyl cis-trans isomerase, with translation MQGILISLGVMLVCCAVLVISQFSGSRQQAIAAVVTKPQPQTVIKTEVETSLNQSNLLVAEATIPDAPATIAGNNMTENTEKTITTSSGLKYTEIKEGDGAEPKTGQTVIVHYTGTLENGTKFDSSRDRGSPFQFKIGVGQVIKGWDEGVGTMKVGGRRKLIIPPELGYGARGAGGVIPPNATLIFDVELLKIAG
- a CDS encoding phasin family protein, which encodes MDNSNLLKQLIMLGIGTTSLVTEKLQEVSEQLVQDGKLNSEQAQTLVDDMMQQIKSEQGNWEAQMQRQLRNMMQDIGVPRQSEMDELRGRLDRLERQVRDLENRLWR
- a CDS encoding zinc ribbon domain-containing protein, giving the protein MPHCPRCSQPVDASAIACPHCQIPLKAYGHPGIPLHRSQGEEYLCTTCLYHEDDTCNFPQRPFAQDCTLYHDRSEPILPLSSQYISGSWPQLVKSWCQRNIFWLFLLGLVIVSLLLSL
- a CDS encoding N-acetylglucosamine kinase, with translation MSNVLGIDGGGTKTTCVLMDETGKIIGRGEAGPSNYQSVGVDTAKQSIQLAIKNAVLAAKSEQNLPIKAICLGLAGVGRPQDIKIVEDIVEDLVTQLQLWNNLPIKFLLKPETTLICNDSQIALVGGIGKPIGIAVIAGTGSHIFGQNHQGKTKRVGGWGYILGDEGSGYDIAIQGLKAALKSFDGRLEFTTLTEQFKINLNLKNIEDLVEVVYRRGWGVKEIAALAPIVDREAAAGDRIALNIIDNAATELALATQVAISALFDKTEAYEIVTIGGAWKGTANLREKFEDSISAIAPLATIIWPRHEPACGAALLAISALNRYNSS